CAGTCGATTTTTGTTTGGCGACTGATAAGGCAAAATTCATCCAAGCCTTTGTTGGAGTTGGATTGGCGCCGGACGCTGGTGGAATTCATCTCTTGAGTCGTAGTATCGGGGTAACACGAGCTGCGCAACTTGCCATGACAGGAGAAGCTTTGACTGCGGAAAAAGCACTGGAATGGGGCGTGGTATACCGTGTCTGCGAAGCTGATAAATTAGAAAAAACTAGAGAACAAGTTCTGAAGAAATTAAGACGAGGCTCAGCAAACTCATACGCAGCCATTAAAAAGTTGGTTTGGGAAAGCCAATTTAAGGATTGGCAGAATTATGCTGAATTGGAATTGAAACTGCAAGAATCTTTGTCTTTGACTGAAGATTTTAAAGAAGGGGTTCGAGCTCATTCTGAAAGAAGACGACCAAAATTTTCAGGAAAATAAAAAAATACTTGCACAATTCTTTGAAGTTTGATATACTTTTTGTGTCAAATGTTTTGAATGCAAAAGTTTTTTTGAGAAGGAGGGAATACTTTGGACTACCAACAAGTGAATGAGTATTTAACATCTATTTTTAATAATGTCCTTGTGATTGAGGAGGTTAGCTTACGAGGTAGTCGTTTCAAAGACATCTCCATCAAAGAAATGCACACGATTGATGTGATTGGCAAGTTCCCAGAGGCAACACCAAGTAAGGTTTCAAAAGAACTGATGGTAACTCTTGGAACTGTTACGACCAGCTTGAATAATCTCGAAAGAAAAGGTTATGTTGAGCGCATTCGTTCTGATCAGGATCGTCGTGTGGTCTATCTGCATTTGACAAAGAAAGGTCGTTTGGTTCACCGCCTTCATAAACGTTTCCACAAGGCCATGGTCGAGAAAATTATCGATGGTATGAGTTCTGAAGAAATAGAAGTGATGGGCAGGGGCTTGACTAACCTTTATCAATTTTTGGAGGATTTGAAATAATGGCTTTTGCAAAGATAAGCCAGGTTGCTCATTATGTTCCAGAGCAAGTGGTCACTAATCATGACTTAGCCCAAATCA
Above is a window of Streptococcus oralis subsp. dentisani DNA encoding:
- a CDS encoding enoyl-CoA hydratase, which gives rise to MNHILYQIVDDLAIITLNRPEVANGFHIPMCEEILEALTLAEQDQTVQFILINANGKVFSVGGDLVEMKRAVDEDDIPSLNKIAELVNTISFKIKQIPKPVLMEVDGAVAGAAANMAVAVDFCLATDKAKFIQAFVGVGLAPDAGGIHLLSRSIGVTRAAQLAMTGEALTAEKALEWGVVYRVCEADKLEKTREQVLKKLRRGSANSYAAIKKLVWESQFKDWQNYAELELKLQESLSLTEDFKEGVRAHSERRRPKFSGK
- a CDS encoding MarR family winged helix-turn-helix transcriptional regulator codes for the protein MDYQQVNEYLTSIFNNVLVIEEVSLRGSRFKDISIKEMHTIDVIGKFPEATPSKVSKELMVTLGTVTTSLNNLERKGYVERIRSDQDRRVVYLHLTKKGRLVHRLHKRFHKAMVEKIIDGMSSEEIEVMGRGLTNLYQFLEDLK